One part of the Olleya sp. YS genome encodes these proteins:
- a CDS encoding acyl-CoA-binding protein — protein sequence MTPEELDKTFDDAVERINAHTEPFPADFLLRLYAYYKKATNNYERPSSRKPIINAFKTNALFQIKDITVEEAKTTYIELVNNYFLYRK from the coding sequence ATGACTCCAGAAGAATTAGATAAAACTTTTGATGATGCTGTAGAACGCATAAATGCGCACACAGAACCTTTTCCTGCAGATTTCCTTCTTCGTTTATACGCCTATTATAAAAAAGCCACTAATAATTACGAAAGACCAAGTAGTAGAAAACCTATTATTAATGCTTTTAAAACTAATGCACTTTTTCAGATAAAAGATATTACTGTTGAAGAAGCTAAAACCACTTACATCGAGCTAGTCAATAACTATTTTCTCTACAGAAAATAG